The sequence TGGCTGAACCCATGGCAGTGGTGGCACGTGGTGTGGTGTTAGAGCCAGCAGCTGTCCTCCAAGGCCACTGTgtcctgccctctgcctgggccaTCAGGCTGGCAGCAAGGTCCCCTGTGCAGGGCCTGAAGAGGGCCTCATCTATGACCCCGGCCTGAGGCAGGCACCCCGGCCACACCCAGCCCATCAGCACCAACTAGAGCTTGTCAGATCTCCCTCTCCAGGGCCTGTGTAGGATCCACAGCTCCCATCCTCGCCTGTGTGAAGTGGGATCTAACAGCCATGGCCCATCACCTGCCCAGGCACCTCTGCCGCACCCTCCCATCCTTGGCCAGGTGCCCTGAGCCCCACCAGGCAGATTCTTGGCTTTCGTCTGGaattccctgcctctgcctcccctctgcccaaGGTCCTCCTGACTCCTTCTGTCTCCCTGGTGAGGTCAGGCTGTAGCCACGGTCCTGAGTAAATACGGTTCCCTGTGACTCCCAGCTCTGTAACCAGGTCATCCACCCAGAAGGACAAGGGTGGATCACCTCACACGCCACGGTCAAACGGCACCCCTGACCCCTCTGCCGCTTTCAGATCTGAAGGCCCTTCCGAACCTCAGGCAGGGCTCAGGAGGCCCACAGACCCTCCCCCAAGGCCACCGCCTGGCAGCCACAGTAGCGCAGCCAGTTTCTGCCTGCCCTGTGTGGTGCTGGGGCCCCGGGAGGCTGAGCTCACCTTGAAGTTAATGTGCCCATTGGGCAGGTGGTTGGTGTGGATTTTGTGCAGGAAGTAGATGTCCTTAACGAAGAGGTTGAACACAGGGATGACGATCTTCTCTCGGCTGCTGTTGGCCATCTGGGACCTCTGCGTGGCTCCCTGCAGGGCCGTGCGGTAGTTGCAGAAATTGCTGGATGGGTCCATGTGGTGCTGTGGGCACAGGGAGGCTCTGGTGAGTGTCCCAGGCCAGCGCCCCTCAGACCTGCTCAGGACGCTCCTCTGCAGGGGCCGGAGCCGGCAGACACAGAAGGCGTCTTCGTCCTGGGCAGCCCAGGAGTACGCGCAGGGTGGGGAATGCCCAAAAGTACCTGGTTGAGCCCCACAGCCAGGGGTTTCTAGGTTTCAGTCCCAGTGTCTCTGGAAAGCTGGACAGAAGTGTCACAGCCTTGCCTGCTGCGcccagcctctccctcctgccttcaaAACTTTCCTTTGCTCCTCTTCATGTATCACCTCTGAGACCTGAGCAACCCCACAAGATACAAGTGTTTTGCAAAAAATGGATTCCAGGATCAAATGCATCCAGGTAAGGCTGCAGAGGAACTTGTCTGCCAGCCTCTGGGCCACCCAGACGTCCAGGACCAGGAGAAGGTGACCAAGGAAAAGGCCAGCCAGGCTCTGCTCACTCGTGCTGTCCACCTCATGACTTAAGGCCCCACTTTTGTCAAACTCTTTATTAACTGCTCTCCGGAACTTGCCTTAGGCGATGCTGGGTCCAGCAGAAGTAGCAAGAGCCTAGCCAAGGAGAGCCTGAGTACCCACCACTCAAAGACGACAGCGCCAGGCCAGCAGGAGCCGCCGGCGCTGCGCTGGGAAGTCCCACCCCACCGTCAGCACCCTTCCAGGCCATGCAGGGCAAGGCTGCGGCAGGGGCTCATGCCTACCTCCAAGATGTCAAACTTGGCCGTCTTGACTTTGGACCAGGTTTTCTTCAGCCGCGCCACGGGACTGAGGTTCATGCCAGCTACGAGGGACAGCAGGTGGGGTCAGGGCCGTGGAGGCAGGCTGAGGGCCGCCCCCACTGGGCACCCGGGCACTCACAGATGATGGCCATCATGGAGTTGAAATTCCCGATGTTGAAGCACTCCCGGGCCACGTCGATGAAGAACTCCAACATGCGGGTCCGGTGCTTCTTCTTCACCACCTGAAAGGCACAGGGCGGCCTCAGCACGGCACCACCAGGGTGCTGGCACCAACCCTGCTCAGCTTTCTCAGCCGTGAGGAGGGCTGTCTGCCCAGCGAGGCCCGACAGGGGCAGGCAGCGCTGGGCACAGAGGAAGCACAGGACAGGGTGTCTGTCGTCACTGAAGGAGGCACCGCCAAGGCCCTGGCAATGCAAGGAAGACTTCGTGCATTTACTTTTAGAGTCCCCTCACCTAACTTCAGGTGAGGCGGGAGTCAGCACCTCACGGGCTGTGGAGACAGGGCACCCCGCCGTGTCTGCTGTGGGGCGTGCTTACCCGGCACACCTCTGTGGCCACCAGCATGCTCAGGCAGTTGAACCAGTTGTCGTAGGCCTCCAGGCTGTAGGTCTTGGTCAGGTCCCCTCGGCACTGTGGGGACACAGCAGGCCTCAGGGAACCTGGAGAACCCTGCTTAGACAATGAAGTCCCCATGGCTAGCTGGTCCCCCAGGCCACAGCTCGGCCTGCTTCATGGCAGCCCAGACCAGTCCTCACTGCCCAGCGCGGGGCAAGGCTGGGCCTCCAGGCCAAGCCTGCAGCTCCCCTGTGGGTCACCTGCGCAGTCATCCAGGACCTCTGAAGCAGGTACCCGTGGGGCCAGGGCCACATCTGTCAGGTCACAAGCCAGTGCTCTGCAGGTGCTGGGGACATGCTGGGTGAGGCCCACACCTGCCCTGCATGGGCCGCAGGCACCAGGCCGGCCAGGCATGTGGCATTGGCTGGGGACCCAGAGCATGCCACAGGCCTCTGCCACTCACCCTGTGGTTGTCCAGGGAGTCCATGTGGCTGATGATCTGCATCAGGTCCTCAGGGTGGATGCTGCTGACCCTGTCCTGGGGGCGAGGAGACAGCAGGGGGAGGGTCAGAGCTGCACCGGCTGTGTTAGGAGCACGGGGCCTGCTCAGGGCACAGGCTCTTGGCCTCCTCCCATGCCAGTCCTCCATCCTGGGGCCACCACGGTCCCCACTGCAGGACAGCACTGCCCCAGTCCTCCCTTTCACACAGGGCTGCCGTGCTCCCGTTCCAGGCACAGGGGCACCTGCTGCTCAGGTGGACGCGCCCGTCTGAGGCTGCGGAGCTGGCTCCCCCACCCATGACCCAATCTGACTATGGGCCCTCCAGCATTGTGGCGAGAGACACCACGGTCTGGTGGCCCTGCACAGCAGCAATGCATGCCCCGCTTCCTGCACGTGGCAGCACTGACCAGCTCGATGTGAGTCAGCTGCTGGGCCAGCACGAGGGGGTCGCAGCACACGCCCAGAATGTCCTTCTGGGCGGCCGGTGGCTTGGTCTTGAGGACGGGCCCTTTGTCCACAGCTGGCGGCCGGAGTTTCTCTCGCAGCTCCTGGAACTGGCTCCGGGCGGCCAGAGACAGCAGCAGGCTCTGCGTCATCTGGGCAATGGCCTTCTTCACTGTGCCATTCTCCTGTGGGTGTCAGGGGTGACGAGGGTACTAGTGTGGCCTGGCAGCAAGGCCACCACCACTCTGGGGAGACCCATATCGCCTCCAGAGATGTGCCTGACCAACAGGAGCCCACACCCCCTATCCAAACCTGCCATGAGCCTTTGGGCCTTCGATGATAGAGCAGAGTACAGCACCGGCTCCTCTGAGGGCTCCTGGGGAGGCTGCTTCTCACTGCCTTCCCATGGGAGGAGGGGCCCCCAGAATGGAGCAAGGCATCGGGAAGAACTTCACCCCTGGTCAAGAGCCTCCGCCCCTGAGCAGGAGCAGCCTGGGGTCCCTGTCCCCTCCTGAAGCTCTCCCTAGGCCTCCTAAGCCCTCTGGGTGGACAGGAGCTGCTGAGTACATGGAATTTTGGCCCAGGCTTCTCAGGTCCCCCGTCTATACACCAAGGGCCAAGGTTGAGCTGGGAGCCAGGAAAGGCAAACAGACTCTTACAAACTCTTGATACACCCCCACTCCAGGGACAAGGGTGCCAAGGGCCAGCAGTGATCTCAGCTGCCATGCTTGCAGGGTTCTTGCATGCAGTGTCATGGGTGAGTCTGGCCAGCAGCTGACCAACTGAGCTGTCATCTAGGGGTGAGGGAGGTTGAATAAAGCCACCCAGCAACCCCCTTGGGGGAGTGACAGGGAGGGGACCCCATATGGAGCTGTCCCTGAAGATGTCACCCTCCTCAAGGCAGACCTCTCACCCACTCATATACCCAGGGAGCCTGGCCAGGGCTGAAGAAGCACTAACCTCATCACACTGGGTGACACGGTGTGTGATGGCCTTGAGTTCGGCCATGGCCTTCTCGTCCTGGAAATCATAGGGGAAAGCCTCTGTCCACTCCTTCAGAAGCTGCACGATCTTGGCTGAGAAGGACTTCAGCTTagcctggggcagggtgggacaCAGTGAGGCCCCATGGGCCAGAGTAAGTGGTGcaagctgcccccacccccaaggccTGTGCTGGGCACATCCCCCACCTGGGTACCACCTACAGTTTCGCCACGCCTGAGCCACCTAGACTCCTGTTTGTTAGTTCCCCTTAAGTTGGCTTTCTTTCTCACTTAAACTCATTCTCAAAAAACCTACCCCATCACCACATGACATAGAAAACTGCTATAATTAGTAGTAATAGCTACCCATACAAAAAGCAGTCAAAACCAAGCAAAATCAGGTTAGATGAGGCTCTCATCCCCTTCCTCTCCATTAAAAACAGGTTGGCAAGTGCTGGGGAAAGGGGTGGAGGGTGTGATCCTGGCGGGAAGCTATGGGCGACCTCGTGTCAGGAAAGGCGGCCCGGGAACCCAGTCCTGGCCCAGTCCATGCATGCACAGCCCGGGCGCCCGCACCCCGCACAGGGCCGAGGGCGCAGGGCGCGGCGCGTCCATGCTCAGCCCTCTCGGCCACGCCGGCTCCAAATGCTCCGAAGACAGCCGCGAAGCCTCTGCCccggggaagggagaggagagggtgcCAAGCGCTCGGCTGCTGCGACACCACTGACCCATCGGGACGCCCCCAGGGGCCACGAACCCTCCTGCGCCAGCCGAGGCTCCCCGCAGGCCCTGACCACCCCGCCAGCCCACCCGGACCCTTCCGCCCACACCGTAGGCCCCGACTACCCCCGCGACCCGGCTCCCGCACCACCCAGCCCCGACACCCGCACGCTCCTGCGCCCCCGCCGGACCGCCTCGGACCGGCCTGGTTCCAGCCCAGACCCCACGCGCCCAGCCCGGACCCAACCCACATCTCCACACCGGCCCGGCCTCACGCCCTGCAGGAACCGGAACCCGCATTCCCGCCTCAGGCCACGCGGTGCGTGAAGGCCAGCGGGCTCGCCCAGGGGCTTCCTCTCTGGCTCCTCCGGACCCTCAGCCTAGAatcgcaccccccccccccgccccgggcaCCCGTTCTCGCTTTTTTCCACCTGCCCCCTCAGGAGCCCTTCCAGACCCCCAAGGTGCAGCCGGAGCCCGACTCCGCCCCTGCACGCCCAGCCTGCGGCCGCCCCTCCGGCCACACCGCTTGGCGCCAACACCGAGCAGGCTGCGGGCGGCCGGCACTCTTGGCCTCCCCTGCCAACCTCCGACGGCAGCAGGCCGGGCGGTCACCAGCAAACCCGGCGGGCCCAGCTCAGCGTAGCCAGCACCGGCCGTGAGGCCGGCCACCAACCCGTGCGTCCCCCACGacgccaggccaggccaggccggcccccccgcccctcccctccgccAGCCTCCCACCCCGGTCGGCCCCCAcccggcccctccccgcccctcggGCCTCCGTGGGGCCGCTGTCCCTGCTCCTCGGGAGGGCCAGAGCCCTCCCAAACCCCACGCGAGCGGCGGCCCGGACCGCGGCAGCGCCCCCTCGCAGCCTCACCTTTTCAGGCCCGGCCTCCAGCTGCTGCCGCTGCTCCAGGCAGATCTGCCCCACACGGGCCAGCAGGTCGCGCGGGGGCACGAAGACCCGAGAGCTCAGGAGAAACGTGAAGATGTACGTCCTCTGCAGACGGCCAGGACAGGGCGAAGGGCCGGTGAGACGGGCGAAGCGGCCCGGTGGGCTCACGGCGCCGCCGGTCCGGGGCCGGAGCCCTCGCGCCCTTCCCGCGCTCCCGCCCAGTCGTGCTGCGCCCCCGCGCCCCACGAGCGGCTAACCCAGCCTTGGGCGTGCGTGGGACCCACGACACTCCCTGCGCCAGGCTCCAGGCCTGCGGCTGCTCCGGACCCTGCGGGGCTTGGTTCTCAGCCAGGGGCCTAGCGGGCAGGGGCATGGCTTGCCGGCGGCCAGAGCTGATCAGAGGAGTGGGGCTGGGGCCTGACCAGCGGGAGCGTGGTACGGTGGGCAGAGCCgacccgggggcggggcctgacaAGTGGCGGGGCAGGGAACGGACCTGATCGGAGGCGGGGCTTGATTGAGGCGTGACAAGTGGACTGGCCTACCCAGGGGTATGCCAGTGGGCAGGGGCCTGACAAGTGATCCGGCCAGCCTCGGGGTGTGGCAAGTGGCTGGAGCTGACCAGGGGGCGGGACCTGAGAACTGGGTGGGGCCTGACCAGAGGCGTGGTGGGTGGGGCCTGACCAGAGGCGTGGCGAATGGCCAGAGCCGGTCAGTGGGCGTGGCCTGATCAGGGGAGTGGCTGGCCGGGGGCGTGGCATGTAGGCGCAGCTGACCGGTGGGCGGAACCTAGCCAGGAAAGGGGCCTGACCGGGGGCGTGGCAACTGGGCAGGGCCTGACCAGCGGAGGTGTGACATGGTGGGCAGAGCTGGCCCATGGGCGGGGCCTCAACAGCGGGTTCGTGGCATGGTCTGCAGAGCTGACCTGTGGGTGGGTCTCACCAGCGGGGACAGGACATAGTGGGACCCCGCCCCTTCTCTGACCAGCTATAGGCCTTGACCCCAACCGCCACACCAGGGCTCCTCCATACCATGTCCACATGCCCCCTCTCCAGGATCTTGACAGTCTGGACTGAAAGGCCATGGGGGTCACGGCCGTCAGTGCCTACCGGCTGTTCACACTGCCCAGCCTGTGGACAGGggggacttgggggtggggggcgctgtTGGGTTCGGACCTCACTCTGCCCCACATGGCTGCTGTACACTGGGTGGCCAGAACCCTCTGCCGCTACTCCCAGCCCGAAGAACCAGGTTTTCCTTGCTCCAGCTGCTGGCCCGCGCACCGTGGGAACGCAGGCCTCCTGCAGCAGGACTCAGGGGACTTGGGCCCCACGCAGCCAACCCTGCAGCATCGGGGCTGCTCTAACCTCCCACAAACTCCCTGTGACCTGCCCCAGGCTGTGCAGCACGGCCACTCGGGGGTCCCAGGCAGCAGGGGAGATTCTCAGGGTACCCCTTCTAAGCAAACGGCTTAGATGTGGAGGGAAGGCTCACCACGGAGCTCTCAGCCAAAGGCAGGAGCAAGGGAGAAGCCTGTGCAACTCTAAGGAGGAGCTCGGAAACTACTGATTTGCGTGTGCGAGCAAGTATCTGGCTGCCCATGCATGTAGGGTGGTGGCAATGAGGgaagggcggggtgggggaaagagaggACCCAGGGGCTCAGCCGAAGAGCCAATGCCCACCTGGACGCTCCTTCCCTACTTCCTGCCCCTGCCATCCCTCTGATCTCTCCTGGGAAGCAGGTCAGGATCCCAGGGCAGTGTTCTGGGGACTACACTGGACTCCTCTGGGGCAGGCTGATGAGAGGGGCAGCTCCTCCCACAGGCCGGCCTCCTTCAGGGCCTTGGGCCCAGCCCTTGGCTGTGTGCCCAAGCACTCAGagggcgcgcgcgcgtgtgtgtgtgtgtgtgtgtgtgtgtgtgtgtgccaggtTTAcgggatggacagatggatggatggaggacaGGACCACGCAAAGCCAAGTCCTCCCAACCCTGGGCAGGTGGAGGAGGCCCAGCAGGTGGGGAAGCCAAGCTGACTCGCAGGGCCAGCAGCATGACTGCCctcaggagggagagggggcacaggggggcAAGACGCCCCCCCCCCAGAGGAAGGATGCTCAGCTCACAGAAGGGAGCAGGCAGGCAGCAAGGCCACTGTCACTAAGAGACGTCAGAGGAAGGGAAGCCCCACTTGACAAGGGAACGCTTTCTCTCTTTTGAGAATGTATCTAGGAAGCCATCTTGAGGCCAAGGAGGAGGATTTGGGTTGTTGAAGAACCACCTGCTCTCCAGTCCTGCTCCTCCCTGTCTTGGGGTCTGCATGGGAGAGACGGGCGGCAGCCGTCCCCTTTTCATCCTGGACCACCTGGGTTTATGCAAAGAACAAGCTTCCCAGCCCAGCCACTGGCTCCAGGACTCAGACCTGCCTCCTCAGCACCCTTTAAACTACTACTCTTCCTCCCCAGGGCCCCGCCCAGAGCTCGGGTTCCTGGAGCCCCTgcacctgcagccctggggcAGCAGCAGGGAAGTCACTGCAGGTTCCTCAGGCGCCTAGACTGGGTGGGTGGGTATGTGCGGAGCACAAGGCAAGATAGCACCGAAGCGAGGCTGGGCCCCACCGCCCCACCCCTCCGCAGGCTCCCCCAGCTGTGCagctctgcctgggcctccctccccGTCCCAGAAGCAACCTCCCCGGCAGCCTGGGTCCCGCCCATCAGCCACACCGCCCAGGCCCCGGGCACTCACGTCAGGGTAATAGTCCACCCTGGGGACCAGGTGCTCCATCAGGGCCTCCAGGGACCCGGAGACGAGGCGTCCCTCTTGGAAGATGAGGTCCCCGGAGCCGCCGCCGGCCCCACCTCCCCGCTCCCCCATGCCGGGCTGCGCCTGTCCGCTACAGCTGGGCCCGAGGAAGCTGGAAAAGACGACGGACGTCTGGGGCATAGTTTcctggaagagaaggaagaggcagtGAGGGCGCAAAGGCGCCTCCACGGGCCTCCTCCCAGGCAGAGGTGTACGGTGAGCTCCAGCAGTGCCAGCCAAGGGCACCCCAACCCCCGGGGCGGGCTCCACGGTGGTCCCCAGGCGCTGCACATCCAAGCAGTGTTTCTTCAACACCTGCTCCCTGCACACCAGGCCTCAGTCCAGGGGCCTGGGGTTCCACCCGGCGGAGAGGAGAACTACGAAGAAAAGACGGGAGGACGAAGAGGCGGCAGGCAGCGTGTGGCCAGGGCGGCCCAGGATGCGGTGGGGTTTGAACTGCTGGTGTTAGCCCTGCAGCTCCAGGGATGAGAAAGGAATATCCTAGGGACAGTGAGGGACAGTGGGTGCCGAGGTCCTGACCCAGTGTGTGTGCAGGGCTGAGCAGAGAGGGGGGCTGGACACATACATGAGGAGTGCTGTGGGGAGGGTGTGGCGTGCTGCTTCTCTGAGAGACACGGGACCAGTCGGTGTGTCTCGCCACAGCCCAGCCAGAGACTGTCAGGTCAGGTGGTCGGGGAGCAGGGCTGACCCCACACTGGTGGTCCCAGGCTGGGCAACTGACCGGCACGAGGCCGGGCGTGAGGGCAGGGCTTGGGGAAAGATCTGGAACTTGCTTTTGGACTTGTGGCATCTGAATGCCCCCGAGATGCAGATGTCTGAGCAGCTGGGCAGCAGCGTGATGGGCCTGGCGCTCACCCTGGATTGCCCACTGTGGCATGCATGACCCACTGTGACAGGGCTCGAGGTCCCTTCCTCACACTGCAGCTGGGAGCTCTCGTGAAGTCCAGGGGAGTCCGAAaccctctgggtctcagtttccccactgccCCAGACAGCCAGCCACACCTGGGAAGGACCAAGTGGGGACGAGGCGATGTGGCATTTGCCAGCCAGGACCTCTGAAACTCATGCCTGAGAGACCAGTGTGGCCTATCCTGGCCAgtcactccctccccaccctcggAGGGCAGACAGGCACAGGGCATAGGCGGCTGGGGTCAGGCGGAGGAGCCGGGCCTCCTGCCACGGCGGGGCGCAGTCTGCACTGCAGGCTGCCCTGCTGCTCTTACTGGCAAGCGGGTGCTCTGCTCCAGCACCGGGCTCCCAGGTGCAGCCCAAAGCCACTGCCATGGGGCATTATTCAGACAGCAGTGGAAAGGACCCCCACAGCCCCTTGGGCTCTGTGACTCCCTGCACAGGCCACGGGTGCTCAGCGCTGGGCTTTTGGACAGGCAAACCTCCGAGCCATtcaggcctcagcttccccactgTGCAGAGCAAATGGTGACCGTGTTACTTCGCTGCCCTGAGAGGACCACGGGCCACTGCCCTCCGGGGCCTTATGAGCAGAGAGCTGATGGCTCACACCACAGCACGTCACTGTACCTCGCACCAGGGAAAAAGCACACCCTGCCCAGACAACACTGGTTTCCTTCCCACACACCTGAAGGTTTCCTTGGAATTCTTAGAAAATCCTTTGCTAGGAGGGCAAGAACTCCAGGAAAGCCCCCAGGATGAGGTGGGGATGGGATGTCCAGGCCTCCAGGCTCCGCGCTGCCCTCAccccagggtggggggtgggtgtggtGCAGACTCACAGAAGGCTCCCCTCAAAGTCGGGTGGCTGCAGCACACCATGTTACGATGCAGGTTCTTGGGCCCAGCCTGGCCTGCTGCTCAGATACCCAGGCTGGGTCCCGCTTCTATGCCCCTACAAGCCCTCAGGGGCTTCTGCCACCACTTAGGCCCAAGAACCACTGATGTGAGCAAAcccttcatttttcagatggtgaaactgaggcccagagggaaggAACTCAACAAAGGAAATTCTAGGAGTTCCAAGTCCAGCGTAGGTGTgtccacctccaggaagcctccctgggTTAACCGTAGACTGCTGACCCACTAGGCCagaagtggctgtatcatttgcCTTTGTGATTTCTTGCCAGCTGAGAGTGGGGCTCAGTAACCATTTGTGCAATGAAACAGTGAAGCTGGGCTCGCTGGCCTTCATCACCCTCGCACCCCACAGCTGCCCAGCAGGGCCCCAGCATCTTCCCTGAGGCCCGTGCACTGTGGGGCAAcctccccaaggtcacacggttCTGGGTTCAGAGGGTGACTGGCAGGTGGTCACCCCAAGCTCCTGGGGTCATCAGAGATGGCATTCTCTAAGCCGCCAGCCTCCCCCACTGCAGAGGAGGAGCATGTGCTAACACCCCACTAActcacacagccctgccagccccaCAGCCAGGTCCAGCCGGCAAGGAGATCTTCCTCCCACTGGGAGGCCTGCCTGGGAGACCAGGAgctggtgggggtggcagggagccaGCCCAGGGACTCAGCCCACTTGTCAGCTGCCAGAGAGGGGACAGGCAGGCCAAGCAGCAGCAGGTCATCTTcgagggtggggcctggggaggggtctgGCAGGGGTGCCTGAGGCATGCAGGGGTTCAGCAGGGCCTCCGAACCCTCTCAGGGAATCAGCAGAGCCCACAGGGGCCACGTAGAGCCACTCCCCACCCAACTTCAGTCCCTAGCAGGGTCGACTCCCACCTGGCCACCAAGCACTTTGAGGAGGGTCTCCAGGCTGAGCGCTAGGCGGGAGAGGCAGGGTCCCCACACGGCTGCTCCTGGGCGAGATGAAGCACACCCTAAGGtcagaatcccagctctgccccggGCCAGCTCCTTGCTCCTGGTGGTCTCTCCAGCCCTCGACTTTCCACAGCACTTCACCTGCCTGGCATCGTCACCGGCCACCTCCACCCATTCTTGAGGTCCCCGAGGTCCCTTCTGTTCTTGCACTGGTCCTCCTCTTCCATCCCAGCAAGAGCAGGAACTGTGGCCTGTGGCCGCACACCTGTGTCCCCACCTGCTACTGGGCCCCTTCTAGAGGAAGGGGCCATGCAGAGCTGATCCCTGGGCTCTCTGGGCTCCAGTCTCAGGAGCTCACACCACAGCTGAGGTGCAGAGTACTGAGTATGATAAGGGCTCGAGTAGAATGGTCTTGTTTTCTCCTCACAGTAACCCCCTCTCCCCAGGCGTTATTCTCCAAAGGCTGCAGATGAGGACAAGGTGCAGAGGGCTGACAACTGCCCCAGGGCACGGAGCCAGACCGCAGCAGGGCCGGGATTCAAGCCAAGCCAGCAGCCAAGGCAGGCAGGGCAGCCTGAGTCTGAGCCTGGCTCAGCCACTTGTCCGGGCTTTGTCAggatcctcatctgtaaaatgggcacacgGAGTGCTCCTTCAGAGGTTTGCTGGGAGGATCAAACGAGCCCGGGCACTGGACACATTACTGGCCCGGGAACCGCACCCATCGGCCAGGTTGCTCAGCGCCCCATGCAGGCCACACGGGGTGCCAGGACACAGGTGCCCTGAGTTCTAGGCACACAAGCCCGATGCTCTGAAGCCAAGTGTGGTTCCAGGAGCACACGCAGCAGCACCTTTTCTGAGTCAGAAGCCCTGGCGGGAGTGAGCCTCACAACCCCCTCAGGAGGCTCAGCTCCAAGCTGAGTTCTAGACCCTGGGCCAACAGCAGCAGCAAGACCCAGTCAATTGTTAAAATGCAGGGTCTCAAGTTCCAGGCCAGGCCTGCGGGGTCAAACCTGCATCTGAATGAGACATGCGGGTGATTAGTGTGCAGGTGGCTGGGGGCCCGGGAAGCCTGCCCCTCTGAGAGTTTCAGCCTCCAGGTCAGTGGCACCAGCCCTCGTCTGTGGGCACAGTCTTCCAGGGACTTCTCAAAGACCATGCCCGGCTCCCCTCAGACTCTGATCTACCTGGTCTAGGGCGCAGCCAGGCACGGGCATTTTCCCGGGTTTGCCAGGAGCA comes from Eulemur rufifrons isolate Redbay chromosome 28, OSU_ERuf_1, whole genome shotgun sequence and encodes:
- the RASGEF1A gene encoding ras-GEF domain-containing family member 1A encodes the protein MPQTSVVFSSFLGPSCSGQAQPGMGERGGGAGGGSGDLIFQEGRLVSGSLEALMEHLVPRVDYYPDRTYIFTFLLSSRVFVPPRDLLARVGQICLEQRQQLEAGPEKAKLKSFSAKIVQLLKEWTEAFPYDFQDEKAMAELKAITHRVTQCDEENGTVKKAIAQMTQSLLLSLAARSQFQELREKLRPPAVDKGPVLKTKPPAAQKDILGVCCDPLVLAQQLTHIELDRVSSIHPEDLMQIISHMDSLDNHRCRGDLTKTYSLEAYDNWFNCLSMLVATEVCRVVKKKHRTRMLEFFIDVARECFNIGNFNSMMAIISGMNLSPVARLKKTWSKVKTAKFDILEHHMDPSSNFCNYRTALQGATQRSQMANSSREKIVIPVFNLFVKDIYFLHKIHTNHLPNGHINFKKFWEISRQIHEFMTWTQVECPFEKDKKIQSYLLTAPIYSEEALFIASFESEGPENHMEKDSWKTLRTTLLNRA